In one Micromonospora polyrhachis genomic region, the following are encoded:
- a CDS encoding response regulator, with protein sequence MPKTSRSVKVLVVDDQILIRAGLVALLQAAPGITVVGEAADGDEAVMKAAATRPQVILMDIRMPGTGGIAATREILAAADDEPPRILVLTTFDLDEYVYDALRAGASGFLLKDTPPDRLLAAIAAVAGGDMLFTPSVVQRLVEAFAGRTAPEPRELPTLDVLTAREREVLKLVGKGLANAEIAEQLVIAEATVKTHLNRTMAKLDLNSRAQAVVLAYESGLVQPGAGAPGPLNRPGQGQ encoded by the coding sequence ATGCCCAAAACCAGTCGGTCGGTGAAGGTGCTCGTCGTCGACGACCAGATACTGATCCGGGCCGGCCTGGTCGCCCTGCTCCAAGCCGCACCGGGTATCACCGTGGTCGGCGAGGCCGCCGACGGAGACGAAGCGGTGATGAAGGCCGCCGCGACACGGCCGCAGGTGATCCTGATGGACATCCGCATGCCCGGCACCGGAGGCATCGCCGCCACCCGGGAAATCCTCGCCGCCGCCGACGACGAACCACCCCGCATCCTCGTGCTGACCACCTTCGACCTCGACGAGTACGTCTACGACGCGCTCCGGGCCGGTGCCAGCGGCTTCCTCCTCAAGGACACCCCTCCCGACCGCCTGCTCGCCGCGATCGCGGCCGTGGCCGGCGGCGACATGCTCTTCACCCCCAGCGTCGTCCAGCGACTGGTGGAGGCATTCGCTGGTCGTACCGCGCCGGAGCCGAGGGAGCTGCCCACACTCGACGTACTCACCGCCCGGGAGCGGGAGGTGCTGAAGCTGGTCGGCAAAGGCCTGGCCAACGCGGAGATCGCTGAGCAGTTGGTGATCGCCGAGGCGACCGTGAAGACCCATCTGAACCGGACCATGGCCAAGCTCGACCTGAACAGCCGGGCGCAGGCGGTCGTCCTGGCGTACGAGTCCGGCCTGGTCCAGCCCGGCGCAGGTGCGCCGGGTCCGCTCAATCGGCCCGGCCAGGGCCAGTAG
- a CDS encoding sensor histidine kinase yields MLTWDQLRQRLSDVPSILVDGAIATGIIVVTSWLGRDYHTPGFREFDTVALALTCLANLPLALRRRAPMLVLLTSCAAVTWFFSLGYVPSYNVYGPLLALYTVAAMRSTRMTLVGVAVTAGVLFSSGMAIGSYTVWSSLAQALVSTAVAWLFGTGARRLADRNQRLLDLTEQLRREREDRAHRAVVAERVRIARELHDVVAHHVSVVSVQANLARYVLSSDLATTGRALDTIVDTSHEALEEMRRMLALLRVPETDRHGEGRSHAPAPGLARLDELVERVRSAGVPVRVVVVGTAAPLPSGADLCAYRIVQESLTNVLKHAGGAQAVVRLDYGEPGQLTMQVSDDGPGATPGPVTGHGLVGMGERAALYGGSLQAGPGPAGGFLVTLTLPVPAIPAIPADTGVVEDVDVVANMDVPANTDVARSTPTGPGRAD; encoded by the coding sequence GTGCTGACCTGGGACCAACTGCGGCAGCGGCTGTCCGATGTGCCCTCGATACTCGTCGACGGGGCGATCGCCACGGGGATAATCGTGGTGACATCCTGGTTGGGCCGGGACTACCACACGCCGGGGTTCCGCGAGTTCGACACGGTGGCTCTGGCACTGACCTGTCTGGCCAACCTTCCGCTCGCGCTGCGTCGCCGAGCCCCGATGCTCGTACTGCTGACCTCCTGCGCTGCGGTGACCTGGTTCTTCAGCCTCGGTTACGTACCCAGCTACAACGTCTACGGACCGCTGCTGGCGCTGTATACGGTGGCCGCGATGCGCTCGACCCGGATGACCCTGGTCGGGGTGGCGGTGACGGCCGGGGTGCTCTTCTCCAGCGGCATGGCGATCGGGTCGTACACGGTGTGGTCGTCGCTCGCCCAGGCGCTGGTGTCGACCGCGGTGGCGTGGTTGTTCGGTACCGGGGCCAGGCGACTGGCCGATCGCAACCAACGCCTTCTCGACCTGACCGAGCAACTCCGCCGGGAACGGGAGGACCGGGCGCACCGTGCGGTCGTGGCGGAACGGGTGCGGATCGCCCGGGAGTTGCACGACGTGGTCGCCCACCATGTGTCTGTCGTCTCGGTGCAGGCCAACCTGGCCCGGTACGTACTCTCCAGTGACTTGGCGACCACCGGCCGGGCGCTGGACACCATCGTCGACACGAGCCACGAGGCGTTGGAGGAGATGCGCCGGATGCTCGCTCTGCTCCGAGTCCCGGAGACCGATCGGCATGGCGAGGGCCGGAGCCATGCCCCGGCACCGGGGCTGGCCCGGCTCGACGAACTCGTCGAGCGGGTGCGGAGTGCCGGTGTTCCGGTACGGGTGGTGGTCGTCGGTACGGCCGCCCCGCTGCCGTCGGGGGCCGATCTGTGCGCCTACCGCATCGTCCAGGAGTCCCTGACCAACGTCCTCAAGCACGCCGGTGGTGCCCAGGCGGTGGTGCGACTCGACTACGGCGAGCCGGGACAGCTGACCATGCAGGTCTCCGACGATGGTCCGGGTGCCACCCCTGGGCCGGTGACCGGTCACGGTCTCGTCGGCATGGGGGAGCGAGCCGCGCTCTATGGCGGGAGCCTGCAGGCCGGTCCCGGACCGGCAGGTGGTTTCCTCGTCACGCTTACCCTGCCGGTCCCGGCCATTCCGGCCATCCCGGCGGACACAGGCGTCGTGGAGGACGTGGACGTCGTGGCGAACATGGACGTCCCGGCGAACACGGATGTCGCCCGGTCGACTCCTACTGGCCCTGGCCGGGCCGATTGA
- a CDS encoding phospholipase D-like domain-containing protein encodes MRRTVRFGLAGLLAAAVVTGLLAGAPVAAQAATPVTGAVFNNPKGTTAQKYAIVNRIRELIQGSPSGSTIRVAIYNTTDQNITADLVAALDRGVNVRVVVDADRADETAAATLISELGTNRANPSWVVVCTAGRACIGNLNTPIMHNKFFLFSSTLGASNVLVQSSANLNWSNSERYWNNAVQLVGHNEIYNSYVSYHTDLAAKVKNNDYYRTKSVGSVKSYFFPRAGSGASSDTIANALSENVTCTGNTNTGTGTGRTMIRIAMWSITRVEVANVLRALANQKCWVDIVYAESTPEVLAALRHDRIMVYKLNNADGYLVHSKYMAIEGTYAGVRDTKLVFTGSHNWSYSALRENDEALLRITSNSIHDAYRSNFWSLRTAAGG; translated from the coding sequence ATGAGACGTACGGTGAGGTTCGGCCTGGCCGGCCTGCTCGCGGCGGCGGTGGTGACCGGGCTGCTCGCGGGAGCGCCGGTCGCCGCCCAGGCGGCAACGCCGGTAACCGGGGCGGTGTTCAACAATCCGAAGGGGACGACGGCGCAGAAGTACGCCATCGTCAACCGGATCCGGGAGCTGATCCAGGGCTCGCCCAGCGGCTCGACCATCCGGGTCGCGATCTACAACACCACCGATCAGAACATCACCGCCGACCTGGTCGCGGCCCTGGACCGGGGAGTCAACGTACGGGTGGTCGTCGATGCGGACCGGGCCGACGAGACGGCCGCTGCCACCCTGATCTCGGAGTTGGGCACCAACCGGGCCAACCCGTCCTGGGTGGTGGTCTGTACTGCGGGCCGGGCGTGCATCGGCAACCTCAATACGCCGATCATGCACAACAAGTTCTTTCTCTTCTCCAGCACGCTGGGCGCCTCGAACGTGCTGGTGCAGTCGTCGGCCAACCTGAACTGGTCCAACAGCGAGCGCTACTGGAACAACGCGGTGCAGCTCGTCGGCCACAACGAGATCTACAACAGCTACGTCAGCTACCACACCGATCTCGCGGCCAAGGTGAAGAACAACGACTACTACCGGACGAAGTCGGTCGGGTCGGTGAAGTCGTACTTCTTCCCCCGCGCCGGGTCGGGTGCCAGCAGCGACACCATCGCCAACGCGCTCAGCGAGAACGTCACCTGTACCGGCAACACCAACACCGGTACGGGCACCGGCCGGACCATGATCCGGATCGCCATGTGGTCGATCACCCGGGTTGAGGTCGCCAACGTGCTTCGCGCCCTGGCCAACCAGAAGTGCTGGGTGGACATCGTCTACGCCGAGTCGACGCCGGAGGTGCTGGCGGCGCTACGCCATGACCGGATCATGGTCTACAAGCTCAACAACGCCGACGGTTACCTGGTGCACTCCAAGTACATGGCGATCGAGGGCACCTACGCCGGGGTCAGGGACACCAAGCTCGTCTTCACCGGCAGCCACAACTGGAGCTACTCGGCGCTGCGGGAGAACGACGAGGCGCTGCTGCGGATCACCTCGAACTCGATCCACGACGCGTACCGGTCGAACTTCTGGTCGCTGCGTACCGCCGCTGGGGGCTGA